The following are encoded in a window of Lactobacillus panisapium genomic DNA:
- a CDS encoding metal ABC transporter solute-binding protein, Zn/Mn family, which produces MTFAKLRKIFTGTALIGLVLLLLSACTQKPQKSSKISIMTTTNVYADIAQNVVGKYGTAQAIIKNANADPHDFEPTTNDAKALSNADIVVANGLGYDGWMNKLASSVDKEPVLVGEDLMNLKKGANPHIWFDLTMPTKYVNYLVRKLSKKDPRHASYYRDNGQKYLRKIAHIQKSASQIDGKNSKPVYVSEPVFDYALEAAHLKVADQEFEQAIQNNTDPSPATVRAMSEGIKQRKIAFFVANSQTSSSTVNSFIKLAKEQDIPVLYVRETIPSKTTYLEWMTENYQKLAAVAKK; this is translated from the coding sequence ATGACATTTGCTAAATTAAGGAAAATTTTTACAGGTACGGCTTTAATTGGTCTGGTTCTCCTACTGCTTAGTGCTTGCACGCAAAAACCGCAAAAGAGTAGTAAAATTTCGATCATGACCACGACCAACGTTTATGCTGATATTGCTCAAAATGTGGTGGGAAAATATGGTACGGCACAGGCAATTATTAAAAACGCCAATGCTGATCCACACGACTTTGAGCCAACAACTAACGATGCCAAAGCATTATCAAATGCTGACATTGTTGTCGCTAACGGATTAGGTTATGATGGCTGGATGAATAAACTTGCTTCTTCGGTTGATAAAGAACCGGTGCTTGTGGGTGAAGACCTAATGAATTTGAAAAAGGGCGCTAATCCGCACATCTGGTTTGATTTGACTATGCCAACAAAGTATGTTAATTACTTAGTTAGAAAGCTCAGTAAAAAAGATCCACGTCATGCAAGCTATTACCGTGATAACGGGCAAAAGTATTTGCGTAAAATAGCTCATATTCAAAAATCGGCTTCTCAAATAGATGGTAAAAATAGCAAACCAGTTTATGTTAGTGAACCTGTGTTTGATTACGCATTAGAAGCCGCTCACTTAAAAGTTGCCGATCAAGAATTTGAACAAGCAATTCAGAATAATACGGATCCAAGTCCTGCAACTGTCCGGGCAATGTCAGAAGGAATTAAGCAGCGCAAGATTGCTTTCTTTGTTGCTAATTCACAGACTTCTAGTTCAACTGTTAACAGTTTTATCAAGTTGGCTAAAGAGCAGGATATTCCTGTTCTCTATGTCCGGGAAACAATTCCTTCTAAGACAACTTACCTTGAATGGATGACTGAAAATTATCAAAAATTGGCTGCTGTAGCCAAAAAATAG
- a CDS encoding LrgB family protein — protein MKYIANPLFGVFLSLVLFLIGQWLFKKSKGFFLFQPLFVSMVLGIAVLVILGKYFNVTTATVYAKAYKPGGDIIFWFITPATIAFAVPLYKRNDVVKKNWLVILLGLIVGTFISMVLITLVSKAVGLDKVGIRSMLSQSATTAVAMPLTSSIGGNASVTAMACIINAVVIYALGKQLVDWFKLNSDPLGTGLGLGTAGHTVGSAFALQLGSIQGAMAAVAVVATALVDNLLVPIFSHMIGL, from the coding sequence GTGAAATATATTGCAAACCCATTATTTGGCGTTTTCCTATCATTGGTCCTTTTCTTGATTGGACAATGGTTATTCAAAAAATCCAAGGGATTTTTCCTCTTTCAGCCACTTTTTGTCAGCATGGTTTTGGGAATTGCCGTTTTGGTTATTCTGGGTAAGTATTTTAATGTCACGACTGCGACAGTTTATGCTAAAGCCTATAAACCAGGTGGCGACATCATTTTTTGGTTTATTACACCGGCCACAATTGCTTTCGCTGTACCATTGTATAAACGTAATGATGTTGTTAAGAAAAATTGGCTCGTCATTTTATTGGGCTTAATCGTTGGTACTTTTATTTCAATGGTACTAATTACTTTAGTGTCTAAGGCAGTTGGACTTGATAAGGTTGGTATTAGATCAATGCTCAGCCAATCCGCTACTACTGCTGTTGCAATGCCACTCACTTCTTCAATCGGGGGCAATGCTTCAGTAACCGCCATGGCATGTATTATCAATGCGGTTGTAATTTATGCCCTTGGCAAACAATTAGTGGACTGGTTCAAACTAAACAGTGATCCGTTAGGAACAGGCTTAGGGCTAGGAACTGCAGGCCACACGGTTGGCTCTGCTTTTGCCTTGCAACTAGGATCAATTCAGGGAGCAATGGCGGCCGTCGCCGTTGTAGCAACTGCTTTAGTTGATAATTTGTTGGTTCCAATCTTTTCGCACATGATTGGATTATAG
- a CDS encoding CidA/LrgA family protein — MKKGKAEKTKSAPILVQMFIYAAILFASQIISDLMPKSFPVPTPVIGLVLLYLLLTFHLIKVEWVDSFGSALISLIGFMFVPSGISLAANLKIMETQGVQLVIVIIASTIILLVVVAYTTLFFSWAVHKITSNQTSIVDHKKVGGVK, encoded by the coding sequence ATGAAGAAGGGAAAAGCAGAAAAAACAAAGTCAGCGCCGATTTTGGTTCAGATGTTTATTTATGCAGCAATATTATTTGCATCCCAGATAATATCTGATTTAATGCCAAAATCATTTCCAGTGCCAACGCCAGTCATTGGGTTAGTTTTACTCTATCTCTTGCTAACCTTTCATCTTATTAAAGTTGAATGGGTTGACTCGTTTGGAAGTGCGTTGATTTCGCTGATTGGTTTTATGTTTGTTCCGTCAGGAATTTCACTAGCAGCTAATCTGAAGATAATGGAAACGCAAGGAGTGCAATTAGTAATTGTAATTATTGCTTCAACAATTATTCTGCTGGTTGTCGTTGCTTATACAACACTTTTTTTTAGCTGGGCTGTTCATAAGATTACTAGCAATCAAACTAGTATTGTTGATCATAAGAAAGTAGGAGGTGTTAAATAG
- a CDS encoding LytTR family transcriptional regulator DNA-binding domain-containing protein produces the protein MKILVVDDEPLARNELAYLIKKSPAMQGRAIKLYQAEDIKEAQGILLKHQIDLMFLDISLNEENGFELAEELKQLTYSPIIIFATAYDEYAVKAFDVGALDYVLKPFEQKRIDQALAKVVNILNVQATKSVQAKTDREVLSIELEDRNAVIKKLDVISARIDNGVLTIATNKQKYQTKKTLAWIAKRLTDPRFMQVHRSAVVNIEDIKEVQPWFNHTLLLIMSNGDRIQVGRSYRKDLNERLGM, from the coding sequence ATGAAGATTTTAGTTGTTGATGATGAACCACTAGCAAGAAATGAATTAGCGTATTTAATTAAAAAAAGCCCGGCCATGCAGGGGCGGGCAATCAAACTTTATCAGGCTGAAGACATTAAAGAAGCGCAAGGAATTCTGTTAAAGCATCAGATCGACTTAATGTTTCTCGACATTTCGCTCAATGAGGAAAACGGTTTTGAACTAGCTGAAGAATTAAAGCAGCTTACATATTCGCCTATCATCATTTTTGCAACTGCCTATGATGAATATGCAGTTAAGGCCTTTGATGTTGGCGCATTGGATTATGTTTTAAAACCGTTTGAACAAAAGCGGATTGACCAGGCATTAGCCAAGGTGGTTAATATCTTAAATGTGCAGGCTACTAAGTCGGTTCAAGCTAAAACCGACCGTGAGGTTTTAAGCATCGAACTAGAAGACCGAAATGCCGTAATCAAAAAGCTAGATGTTATTTCCGCTAGAATTGATAATGGCGTTTTAACAATCGCAACTAATAAGCAAAAATACCAAACTAAAAAGACCTTAGCGTGGATTGCTAAGCGGCTGACGGATCCACGTTTTATGCAGGTTCACCGTAGTGCTGTAGTCAATATTGAAGATATTAAAGAAGTTCAGCCTTGGTTTAACCATACTTTGCTGTTAATTATGAGTAACGGTGATCGAATCCAAGTTGGCCGCTCTTACCGCAAAGATCTGAATGAGCGGCTGGGGATGTAA
- a CDS encoding LytS/YhcK type 5TM receptor domain-containing protein — protein MILAFMLVNMRFFRNLIEKRTLKSQIWLFVIFSLFVVIANLTGVEISSSKEIVTPLIITGLPQTDSIANTRMLVITTASLTAGPYVGMLVGLVGGLHRVIFGGFSDYFYIASSVLIGYLIGVLGDRVKKNSLYPSSFWVAVLSLFAELIQMAFIFAFHGFGLIKLIFIPMILLNTIGSSLFIEILKTYLSNERQLRAVQTKDVLELTNKTLPYFRHGLDLNSAAHVCHIIKKYTKFDAVGLTDRVNVLAHVGAGQDHHIAGEPVITDMSKTVIATGKEKLAHSKEEIGCPHKGCPLTSAIVCPLQVNKKTIGALKLYFCEGREMTVVEENLVRGLAMIFSGQLAIGITEQQTALLNEAEIRALQVQINPHFFFNAVNTIVALMRVDVDQAHDALMELSTFFRSSLKNGQAKEVTLEQEKQHVEAYTKIESLRFPNKFTVDYQIEVPNETLLPSFCLQIFIENAIRHAFKGRKTGNQITVNLSRKGANLAISVSDNGSGIDPQILSRLGQEPISESKGSGLALYNLNKRLINLYGTSSQLKVLTGANGTTFKTTIPLKLAKKAN, from the coding sequence ATGATTCTTGCTTTCATGCTGGTTAATATGCGCTTTTTCAGAAACTTAATTGAAAAAAGAACACTAAAGTCGCAGATTTGGTTATTCGTAATTTTTTCCTTATTTGTTGTTATTGCCAACTTAACCGGAGTGGAAATTTCCAGCTCAAAAGAAATTGTTACGCCGCTAATAATTACTGGCTTGCCGCAGACCGATTCGATTGCTAACACCCGAATGCTGGTTATTACCACTGCTAGCTTAACTGCAGGTCCCTATGTTGGCATGCTAGTGGGGCTTGTTGGCGGGTTGCACCGGGTTATCTTTGGTGGCTTTTCCGATTATTTTTACATTGCTAGTTCAGTTCTGATTGGTTATCTTATTGGGGTTCTGGGAGATAGGGTAAAAAAGAATAGTCTTTATCCGTCATCATTTTGGGTTGCCGTTTTATCATTGTTCGCGGAACTAATTCAAATGGCCTTTATCTTTGCTTTTCACGGCTTTGGCTTAATTAAACTGATCTTTATTCCGATGATTTTGTTAAACACAATTGGTTCCAGCTTGTTTATTGAGATTTTAAAAACTTATTTATCAAATGAACGGCAATTGCGGGCAGTGCAGACAAAGGATGTTCTGGAATTAACCAATAAAACTCTGCCCTATTTTAGACACGGCTTGGATCTTAATTCGGCCGCTCATGTTTGTCACATTATCAAAAAATATACGAAGTTTGATGCCGTGGGTTTAACAGATAGAGTTAACGTCTTAGCTCATGTTGGTGCCGGCCAGGACCATCATATTGCTGGCGAACCAGTTATTACTGATATGTCAAAAACGGTAATTGCGACGGGCAAGGAAAAACTGGCTCATTCTAAAGAAGAAATTGGCTGTCCGCACAAAGGCTGTCCCTTAACATCGGCAATTGTGTGTCCTCTTCAAGTTAATAAGAAAACAATTGGTGCCTTAAAACTATATTTTTGTGAGGGAAGAGAGATGACCGTAGTTGAAGAAAATTTAGTGCGTGGTCTTGCCATGATTTTTTCCGGTCAATTGGCAATCGGAATTACCGAGCAGCAGACCGCGCTACTCAACGAAGCAGAAATTAGGGCGCTACAAGTTCAGATTAATCCCCATTTTTTCTTCAATGCGGTTAATACAATTGTTGCCTTAATGCGGGTCGACGTTGATCAGGCTCACGATGCTTTAATGGAATTAAGTACATTTTTTCGGTCTAGTTTAAAGAACGGCCAGGCTAAAGAGGTTACGCTTGAGCAGGAAAAGCAGCACGTAGAAGCATATACTAAGATAGAAAGCCTGCGCTTTCCTAATAAATTTACAGTTGACTACCAGATCGAAGTTCCAAATGAAACTTTGCTGCCGTCTTTTTGTCTCCAAATTTTTATTGAAAATGCGATTCGGCATGCTTTTAAAGGGCGTAAGACCGGTAATCAGATTACGGTCAATCTGAGCAGAAAGGGTGCAAATCTTGCAATCAGCGTTAGTGACAATGGTAGCGGAATTGATCCGCAGATTTTAAGCAGGCTAGGTCAAGAACCAATCAGCGAATCAAAGGGGAGTGGACTGGCACTTTATAATTTAAATAAGCGCTTAATCAATTTATACGGAACATCTAGTCAGTTAAAGGTGTTAACTGGTGCAAATGGCACAACATTTAAGACGACAATTCCGTTAAAGTTAGCCAAAAAAGCAAATTAA